Part of the Geobacter pickeringii genome, GGCCCGGCTGTCTCTCGGTGAAGACCCGCGGCTTTCCGTCACCTGCTCACGCAGGTTTTGGCTTTGTCTCGGATGAGTCCATCCTTCACCCCCCTGACAGGCTGGTGAATGATTACTACAGGTAATTTATATAAGACTGAGCCGTTACTGCTTGTACGGACAATACCGTTTGTTTTGTAAGTAATATGTTTTGATGAGTGTAGGCGATTTGAGTACAAGGTGGGAGAGAGGGAATAGACTGGAAAAATGCGGGGATCGGCCGCCACGGCGTGGCGGAAACGGCTGCCGGTCGCCCGTCAGGGGTTACATGAGGCGGTGTTCGATGGCATAGCGGGTCAGGTCGGCGTTGCACTTCATCTCCATCTTCTGCAGGATCCGGACGCGATAGGTGTTGATCGTCTTGATGCCGACCATCAGCTCGTCGGCGATCCTTTTCGGGGTCGCGCCCGTGGCGATCATGCGCATTACCTGGAATTCGCGGTCCGAGAGCCGCTCGTGGGGCGGCCTTCCGGTGTCGGAGGCGAGCCGGCTGGCCAGCACCTCCGCCATGGCGGCACTGACGTACTTCTTTCCCATGGCGATCTTCTGCAAAGCCTCCACCAGCTCCTGGAAGGAGCTCCCCTTTGTCAGGTAGCCCGAGGCCCCCGATTTCAGGGCGCGCATGGCGTATTGCTCTTCAGGGTACATGCTCAAGACCAGGATCGGCAGCTTCGGCCTGAGGGCCTTGACCTCCGCCAGGATCTCCAGCCCGCTGCGGCCCGGCAGGGAGATGTCCAGAATCACCAGGTCGTAGTCGTGCTCCCGTATCTTGCCGAGCACTTCCAGGCCATCGGCCGCCTCACCGGCAACGGTCATGTTGGCGGTGCCGGCGATGACCTGCTTCAGCCCTTCGCGGAAAATCCCGTGATCGTCGGCGATGAGAATCCTGATCATGGCGGTCATGGGTCCCCTCCTTGGGAACCGGTCGGGATGTGGGCGATTACGGTGGTCCCCCCTCCCGGAGCGCGGCAGATCCTTACCCGTCCCCTCAACGCATAGGCCCGTTCCCGCATGCCGGTGATCCCGAGGGAGCGGCCGTCGCGCATCTGCTCGGGAGTGATCCCGCGGCCGTTGTCGGTTACCACGAGAACGATGCGGCGGTTCCTCTCTTCGAGAGAGACGTCGACGCAGGTGGCCCCCGCGTGACGGATGACGTTGGTGAGGGCTCCCTGGAAGATGCGGAAGACCGTCGTCGCCACGTCCCGGCGGAAATTCGTCTCCAGCAGCAGGATGTCGGGCCTCCGGCCTGCTCTGCCTGCTTCGACATGGGTCACATCCTTGGATGGCGATCGCTGCTATGGGTAAATCGTAGCACAGCTTTCCGTTCGCAACAGCCCGGGACGTGGAAAGTTTTTTTTGCTTCACGGGGAGGGTCAGGCGCGGCGGGCCGCGACGCGGGCGTGGACGAGCACCCCCACCACGGCGAGGTTGACGAGGAAGGTGCCGATCTTCACCGGCGTCACGGAGAGGAACAGCTCATAGACTTCGAGGGGGAGGTATATGCCGCCGGAGACGATGCCGAGCCATTCGGCCCATGCCCGGCCGCGCCAGAGCCCCCATGCCTCGGCAAGGCGCAGGGTGGCGTAACCGAAGGCGCCAAGGGCCAGCAGCTTGAGCCGCGGGCCGTCGGCGGTGCCGGCCGCCTCCAGGAAGATGCGGGGGACGCGGCTCGCCGGATTCAGGTGGAAGTGCCTGACGATCTCTTCGGCGATGGCCTGGACGTCGCGGTGGATGAGGGCCAGGAGCCCGAGCCCCGCGAGGATGACGAGGAGCCCCTTGGCTGCCTCGAAGCAGGCGATGGTGCGCAGGTCGGCGCCGACGTGGGGCGGAGGCTGCGGGGGGACCGGCATGGGGGTTCCCGTCACCGCCGGAAGACCAGCGCCGCCCCCGCCATGAGAAGGAGCGTTCCGGCGATCCGCTTGCCGTCGAGGGGGGCGCCCCGGAAGCCGAACAGTCCCAACTGGTCCATCACGAGCCCCGTGGTGAGCTGGGCGGCGATGATGGCGGCCATGGTGGCGGTGGTGCCGAGCCGCGGCACCACCACGATGGTGAGGGTGACGAAGGCTGCGCCGAGGAGGCCGCCGGTCAGCTCCCACCACGTCGCGCCCGGCAGGGCCCGCAGGCTGCCCCGTCCGAAAAGGGAGACCGCCACGGCAAGGGCAAGAGTTCCCACGGCAAAGGAGACGAAGGAGCTCTCGACGACCCCCACCTTCTGGGCGAGTCGGGCGTTGATGGATGGCTGGAGCGCCAGGACGGCGCCCCCGCACATCATGAGGAGAAAGAGGGCGAGGTTCGACATGGAGACTCCTTGGCGTGGGGGGTGAGGGGACGACTGCGGTGATTGTACGTCCCCGCGCCGTCCGGCGCAATCCCCCTGACGCAAAAAAGAAGGGGAAGCATCCGCTTCCCCCAGGCATCCTGCCTCATGCCACCGCCCCTTACTCGACGGTGATCTGCCGGACCGTGCTGGTCTCGGTTCTTGGGATCCTCACTTCGAGCACCCCGTCCCTGAAGCTCGCCCTGATCTGTTCCGTGTCGAGCCCGTCGGGGAGTCCGAGGGTCCGGCTGAAGGAGCCGTGGGACCGTTCGAGCCGCAGGAAGTTGCTCCGTTCGATCTTTTCTTCGGTGTTCTTTTCACCGGAGATGATCAGGTTGTTGTCGACGATCCGGAGGTTGAGGCTCTCTTTCGTCATTCCCGGAAGCTCGGCCTTCACGACCAGGTTTCCCCCTTCCTCGAACATGTCGACCGCCGGCATCATCTCCATCCCTCCACCCAGATCGTGGAGCATATGCCGCAGCGGCATCCAGTTCATCCCGAAGAACGGCCGGTTGATCGACTCCTCAAACCACCGCTCCATCTCCCGAAGCGGCGAGAGGATGCTGACTTCGCCTCTCCCCGTTTCGGTTCTTCCCGTGGGCATCTCCCGGAGTCCCTTCCCCGTGGAGGCAGATGTGGTGTGGCGTTTCGCGCTCACCGATTCCCCGGTACCTCTCGGGGTTTCCGTTCTGAGTACCGTGTTCCGTCTCATGATTCAACACCCCTTTCCGTGAAATAGGTTACCTGCTATCAGTATAGTTAATTGAAAACGAATGTCAAGTGCGATACATGTAAAACGTTCCGTAATATATGGTGTTTTGCTGCTGCGGGCGAGGGGTTGGGTAGGGTGAAATCCGGCAACTCTCTTGGTGCTTGCGCGATCCGCTCCGGCAGTGTAATTTGAAGCCGTTGGCGTCAAACATCCCTCCGGTGACGGGCGAAAGACAGGAGCAGTTTTTTCATGCAGAGTTCCAACGATACGGCGGTGCAGGCAAAGGGCGGGATTTGGCTGATACTGATGGCGGCGATGCTCTGGGGGACCACGGGGACTGCCCAGGCCCTGGCTCCCACGGGGGCGAGCTCCGCGACGGTGGGGGCGATGCGGCTGGCCGTGGGAGGGGCGGCGCTCCTGGTGGTGGCCCTGGCCCGGGGAGGTCTGACGGGAGGGGGGCGGTGGCCCCTGCTGGCAACGGCGTCCGCCGGCGGCTTCATCGCCACCTACCAGCTCGCCTTCTTCGCGGCGGTGAAGGCCACCGGCGTGGCGGTGGGGACCATGGTGGCCATCGGCAGCTCGCCGGTCCTGGCCGGCATCCTCGCCTTTCTGGTGCGGGGCGAGCGGCCGGGGCGCCGGTGGTTTGCCGCCACGGTGGTGGCCGTGGCCGGCTGCGTGCTCCTCTCGGGGGGAGGGGGAGGGGGGCTCAACGTGAACCCCCTCGGCATCGCCCTCGCCCTTGCCGCCGGCGGCTCCTACGCCGCCTACGCCCTGGCGATCAAATCCCTCTTGGCCGGCCGCTCCCCCGAGGCGGTGATGGCGGTGGCCTTCTGCGTCGGGGCGCTCATGCTGGCCCCGCTCCTGGTGGGGGCAGATCTCGGCTGGCTCGCCA contains:
- a CDS encoding DUF2127 domain-containing protein gives rise to the protein MPVPPQPPPHVGADLRTIACFEAAKGLLVILAGLGLLALIHRDVQAIAEEIVRHFHLNPASRVPRIFLEAAGTADGPRLKLLALGAFGYATLRLAEAWGLWRGRAWAEWLGIVSGGIYLPLEVYELFLSVTPVKIGTFLVNLAVVGVLVHARVAARRA
- a CDS encoding DMT family transporter, which produces MQSSNDTAVQAKGGIWLILMAAMLWGTTGTAQALAPTGASSATVGAMRLAVGGAALLVVALARGGLTGGGRWPLLATASAGGFIATYQLAFFAAVKATGVAVGTMVAIGSSPVLAGILAFLVRGERPGRRWFAATVVAVAGCVLLSGGGGGGLNVNPLGIALALAAGGSYAAYALAIKSLLAGRSPEAVMAVAFCVGALMLAPLLVGADLGWLANPRGALVILHLGVVATAVSYILFARGLKTVSVANAVTLSLAEPLTATILGVAVVREHLTPTALCGVLLLFSGLAILAVNPRRPPAP
- a CDS encoding Hsp20/alpha crystallin family protein, with the protein product MSAKRHTTSASTGKGLREMPTGRTETGRGEVSILSPLREMERWFEESINRPFFGMNWMPLRHMLHDLGGGMEMMPAVDMFEEGGNLVVKAELPGMTKESLNLRIVDNNLIISGEKNTEEKIERSNFLRLERSHGSFSRTLGLPDGLDTEQIRASFRDGVLEVRIPRTETSTVRQITVE
- a CDS encoding DMT family transporter; translated protein: MSNLALFLLMMCGGAVLALQPSINARLAQKVGVVESSFVSFAVGTLALAVAVSLFGRGSLRALPGATWWELTGGLLGAAFVTLTIVVVPRLGTTATMAAIIAAQLTTGLVMDQLGLFGFRGAPLDGKRIAGTLLLMAGAALVFRR
- a CDS encoding response regulator transcription factor, producing the protein MTAMIRILIADDHGIFREGLKQVIAGTANMTVAGEAADGLEVLGKIREHDYDLVILDISLPGRSGLEILAEVKALRPKLPILVLSMYPEEQYAMRALKSGASGYLTKGSSFQELVEALQKIAMGKKYVSAAMAEVLASRLASDTGRPPHERLSDREFQVMRMIATGATPKRIADELMVGIKTINTYRVRILQKMEMKCNADLTRYAIEHRLM
- a CDS encoding ATP-binding protein; amino-acid sequence: MTHVEAGRAGRRPDILLLETNFRRDVATTVFRIFQGALTNVIRHAGATCVDVSLEERNRRIVLVVTDNGRGITPEQMRDGRSLGITGMRERAYALRGRVRICRAPGGGTTVIAHIPTGSQGGDP